From Pseudomonas sp. LS1212, the proteins below share one genomic window:
- a CDS encoding LysR family transcriptional regulator encodes MLPELKITQLRYFVLVATLKSFHGAARQACRTQPALSLAVRELEQKLGLALLEKGARVELTPFGEHCLPLFQDLLAHHDRIAHELTQMARHEIGQVSIATVPSVASRLLPHLLARFVGEHPKVQISIQDGNADSVQQLLAQGKVDFAISSLWMPDESIDFQPVLSDQVGVVCRRDHPLAAAGGALHWSSLQSWPLVRNGTSRLLEGTEAAGLLDSSLLFVSNMISLIAMLEEGIGITTLPYLAFPAANEQLVFLPLSQPKVERQIGILCRKGRSLSPAAGQLMGFLHENLRSREQANAHPLGL; translated from the coding sequence ATGTTGCCCGAGTTGAAGATCACCCAGCTGCGCTACTTCGTGCTCGTGGCGACGCTCAAGAGCTTTCACGGTGCCGCCCGCCAGGCCTGCCGCACCCAGCCGGCGCTGTCCCTGGCTGTCCGCGAGCTGGAGCAGAAGCTGGGCCTGGCTTTGCTGGAGAAAGGTGCCCGGGTCGAGCTGACGCCGTTCGGCGAACATTGCTTGCCGTTATTCCAGGATTTGCTCGCGCACCATGACCGCATCGCCCATGAGCTGACCCAGATGGCCCGGCACGAAATCGGCCAGGTCAGCATTGCCACCGTGCCTTCGGTGGCCAGCCGCTTGTTGCCGCACCTGTTGGCGCGCTTTGTCGGCGAACACCCGAAAGTTCAGATCAGCATCCAGGACGGCAATGCCGACAGCGTCCAGCAGTTGCTGGCGCAAGGGAAGGTGGACTTTGCCATCAGCAGCCTGTGGATGCCCGACGAGAGCATTGACTTCCAGCCGGTGCTCAGCGACCAGGTGGGGGTAGTGTGCCGCCGCGATCATCCGCTGGCGGCGGCCGGTGGCGCCTTGCACTGGTCCAGCCTGCAATCCTGGCCCCTGGTGCGCAACGGTACCTCGCGCCTGCTCGAAGGCACCGAGGCGGCGGGCTTGCTCGACAGCAGCCTGTTGTTCGTCTCCAACATGATTTCCCTGATCGCCATGCTCGAGGAGGGTATCGGTATTACCACGCTGCCGTATCTGGCGTTTCCGGCTGCAAACGAGCAGTTGGTGTTCCTGCCGCTGTCGCAACCGAAGGTCGAGCGCCAGATCGGCATCCTGTGCCGCAAGGGCCGCAGCCTGTCGCCGGCAGCCGGGCAATTGATGGGCTTTTTGCATGAGAACTTGCGATCAAGGGAACAAGCCAACGCGCACCCGCTTGGGCTATGA
- the folD gene encoding bifunctional methylenetetrahydrofolate dehydrogenase/methenyltetrahydrofolate cyclohydrolase FolD translates to MTAQLIDGKAIAASLRQQIAQRVAERRQQGLRTPGLAVILVGSDPASQVYVSHKRKDCEEVGFLSQAYDLPSSTTQEELTNLIDRLNDDSSIDGILLQLPLPEHMDASKLLERIRPDKDVDGFHPYNVGRLAQRIPLLRPCTPKGIITLLQSTGQDLYGMNAVVVGASNIVGRPMAMELLLAGCTVTVTHRFTKDLAGHVGRADLVVVAAGKPGLVKGEWIKEGAIVIDVGINRQEDGKLVGDVVFETALPRAGWITPVPGGVGPMTRACLLENTLYAAETLHA, encoded by the coding sequence ATGACTGCACAACTTATCGACGGCAAGGCGATCGCCGCTAGCCTGCGCCAGCAGATCGCCCAACGTGTCGCCGAGCGTCGCCAGCAAGGCCTGCGCACTCCAGGCCTTGCGGTGATTCTGGTCGGCAGCGACCCGGCCTCTCAGGTTTATGTCTCGCACAAGCGCAAAGACTGTGAAGAAGTCGGTTTTCTCTCCCAGGCCTATGATCTGCCCAGTTCCACCACGCAAGAAGAATTGACCAACCTGATCGATCGTCTGAACGACGATTCCAGCATCGACGGCATCCTGCTGCAGTTACCCCTCCCCGAGCATATGGACGCCTCCAAACTGCTGGAGCGCATCCGCCCGGACAAGGACGTGGATGGTTTCCATCCTTATAACGTCGGCCGCCTGGCCCAGCGCATTCCGCTGCTGCGCCCCTGCACGCCCAAGGGCATCATCACCCTGCTGCAAAGCACCGGGCAGGACCTGTACGGCATGAACGCCGTGGTCGTCGGCGCCTCCAACATCGTTGGCCGGCCAATGGCCATGGAATTGCTGCTGGCCGGCTGCACCGTTACCGTGACCCATCGCTTCACCAAGGATCTTGCCGGCCATGTCGGCCGCGCCGACCTGGTGGTGGTGGCCGCCGGCAAGCCCGGCCTGGTCAAGGGTGAGTGGATCAAGGAAGGCGCGATCGTCATCGACGTGGGCATCAATCGCCAGGAAGACGGCAAGCTGGTCGGCGACGTGGTCTTCGAAACCGCCCTGCCACGGGCCGGCTGGATTACCCCGGTGCCGGGTGGTGTTGGGCCGATGACCCGTGCCTGCCTGCTGGAAAACACCTTGTATGCGGCTGAAACCTTGCATGCCTGA
- a CDS encoding glutamine--tRNA ligase/YqeY domain fusion protein: protein MSKPTADTAANAAANAKGAPVVPTNFLRPIVQADLDSGKHSSIVTRFPPEPNGYLHIGHAKSICVNFGLAKEFGGVCHLRFDDTNPAKEDQEYIDAIQSDVKWLGFEWDGEVRYASQYFDQLHEWAVELIKKGLAYVCDLTPEQARQYRGNLTEAGKNSPFRDRSVEENLDLFARMKAGEFKDGERVLRAKIDMASPNMNMRDPILYRIRHAHHHQTGDKWCIYPNYDFTHGQSDAIEGITHSICTLEFEGHRPLYEWFLDNLSVPAKPRQYEFSRLNLSYTVTSKRKLKQLVDEQHVQGWDDPRMSTLSGYRRRGYTPESIRNFCEMIGTNRSDGLVDVAMLEFSIRDHLDRTAPRAMCVLRPLKVVITNYPQGKVEDLELPCHPKEDMGVRELPFERELYIDRDDFMEEPPKGYKRLEPAGEVRLRGSYVIRADEAIKGADGNIVELRCSYDPDTLGKNPEGRKVKGVVHWVPASTSVECEVRLYDRLFRSPSPEKAEEGASFLDNINPDSLQVLSGCRAEPSLAQAQAEDRFQFEREGYFCADLKDSKPGRPVFNRTVTLRDSWS, encoded by the coding sequence ATGAGCAAGCCCACAGCCGACACCGCTGCCAACGCCGCCGCCAATGCAAAAGGCGCCCCCGTCGTACCCACCAACTTCCTGCGCCCGATCGTGCAGGCCGACCTGGACTCGGGCAAGCACAGCAGCATCGTCACCCGCTTTCCGCCTGAACCCAACGGCTACCTGCACATCGGTCACGCCAAGTCGATCTGCGTGAACTTCGGTCTGGCCAAGGAATTCGGCGGTGTCTGTCACCTGCGTTTCGATGACACCAACCCGGCCAAGGAAGACCAGGAGTACATCGACGCCATCCAGAGCGACGTCAAATGGCTGGGCTTCGAATGGGATGGCGAGGTGCGCTACGCCTCGCAGTATTTCGACCAGCTGCATGAGTGGGCCGTCGAGCTGATCAAAAAGGGCCTGGCCTATGTCTGCGACCTGACCCCGGAGCAGGCCCGCCAGTATCGTGGCAACCTGACCGAGGCGGGCAAGAACAGCCCGTTCCGCGATCGTTCGGTCGAAGAAAACCTGGACCTGTTCGCCCGCATGAAAGCCGGCGAGTTCAAGGACGGCGAGCGCGTACTGCGTGCCAAGATCGACATGGCCTCGCCGAACATGAACATGCGCGACCCGATCCTGTACCGCATCCGCCATGCCCACCACCACCAGACCGGCGACAAGTGGTGCATCTACCCCAACTATGACTTCACCCACGGGCAGTCCGATGCCATCGAAGGCATCACGCACTCGATCTGCACCCTGGAGTTCGAAGGCCATCGCCCGTTGTACGAGTGGTTCCTGGACAACCTGTCGGTGCCGGCCAAGCCGCGCCAGTACGAGTTCAGCCGCCTGAACCTGAGCTACACCGTGACCAGCAAGCGCAAGCTCAAGCAACTGGTCGACGAGCAGCACGTCCAGGGCTGGGATGACCCGCGCATGTCGACACTGTCCGGCTACCGCCGCCGTGGTTACACGCCTGAGTCCATCCGCAACTTCTGCGAAATGATCGGCACCAACCGTTCCGACGGCCTGGTCGACGTGGCCATGCTCGAATTCAGCATCCGCGACCACCTGGACCGTACCGCCCCGCGTGCCATGTGCGTGCTGCGTCCGCTCAAGGTCGTGATCACCAACTATCCGCAAGGCAAGGTCGAGGACCTCGAGCTGCCGTGCCACCCGAAGGAAGACATGGGCGTGCGCGAGCTGCCGTTCGAGCGCGAGCTGTACATCGACCGCGACGACTTCATGGAAGAGCCACCAAAAGGCTACAAGCGCCTGGAACCTGCCGGTGAAGTCCGCCTGCGTGGCAGCTATGTGATCCGCGCCGACGAGGCGATCAAGGGCGCCGATGGCAACATCGTCGAGCTGCGCTGCTCCTACGATCCGGACACCCTGGGCAAGAACCCTGAGGGGCGCAAGGTCAAGGGCGTGGTCCACTGGGTGCCGGCAAGCACCAGCGTGGAATGCGAAGTGCGCCTGTACGACCGCCTGTTCCGTTCGCCTAGCCCGGAAAAGGCCGAAGAGGGCGCCAGCTTCCTGGACAACATCAACCCCGATTCGCTGCAGGTGCTCAGCGGTTGCCGCGCCGAACCTTCGCTGGCCCAGGCCCAGGCCGAAGACCGCTTCCAGTTCGAGCGTGAAGGCTACTTCTGTGCCGACTTGAAGGACTCGAAGCCCGGTCGCCCGGTCTTCAACCGCACCGTGACCCTGCGTGACTCGTGGAGCTGA
- the cysS gene encoding cysteine--tRNA ligase, producing the protein MLTIYNTLTKSKEVFKPLDGNKVRMYVCGMTVYDFCHLGHGRSMVAFDLVTRWLRYSGYDLTYVRNITDIDDKIINRARENGESFDALTERMIAAMHDDEARLNILKPDMEPRATDHIPGMHAMIQALIDKGYAYAPGNGDVYYRVGKFVGYGKLSRKKIEDLRIGARIEVDEAKQDPLDFVLWKGVKLGEPSWESPWGPGRPGWHIECSVMSTCCLGDTFDIHGGGNDLEFPHHENEIAQSEAATGKPYANAWMHCGMIRINGEKMSKSLNNFFTIRDVLAKYHPEVVRYLLVSSHYRSSINYSEDSLKESKGALERFYHALKGLPVVAAAGGEAYVARFTEAMNDDFGTPEACAVLFDLVREINRLRESDLDAAAGLAARLRELGGLLGVLQLEADDFLRAGAEGRIDAAEVEALIQARLAARAGKDWAESDRIRDQLTAMGVVLEDGKGGTTWRLAD; encoded by the coding sequence GTGCTGACGATCTACAACACGCTCACCAAGAGCAAGGAAGTCTTCAAGCCGCTTGATGGCAACAAGGTGCGGATGTACGTGTGCGGCATGACCGTGTACGACTTCTGCCACCTGGGCCATGGCCGCAGCATGGTGGCTTTCGACCTGGTCACCCGCTGGTTGCGTTACAGCGGTTATGACCTGACGTATGTGCGCAACATCACCGACATCGACGACAAGATCATCAACCGTGCGCGGGAGAACGGCGAGTCGTTCGACGCCCTGACCGAGCGCATGATCGCAGCGATGCACGACGACGAAGCCCGGCTGAACATCCTCAAGCCGGACATGGAGCCGCGTGCCACCGACCATATCCCTGGCATGCACGCGATGATCCAGGCCTTGATCGACAAGGGCTATGCCTACGCGCCGGGCAACGGCGACGTCTACTACCGCGTCGGCAAGTTCGTCGGCTACGGCAAGCTGTCGCGCAAGAAGATCGAAGACCTGCGCATCGGCGCTCGCATCGAAGTCGACGAAGCCAAGCAGGATCCGCTGGATTTCGTCCTCTGGAAGGGCGTCAAGCTGGGCGAACCGAGCTGGGAATCGCCGTGGGGCCCCGGGCGCCCTGGCTGGCACATCGAATGCTCGGTGATGTCGACCTGCTGCCTGGGCGATACCTTCGATATCCATGGTGGCGGCAACGATCTCGAGTTCCCGCACCACGAGAACGAAATCGCCCAGAGCGAGGCGGCCACTGGCAAGCCTTATGCCAATGCCTGGATGCATTGCGGGATGATCCGCATCAATGGCGAGAAGATGTCCAAGTCCTTGAACAACTTCTTCACCATTCGCGATGTACTCGCCAAGTACCACCCGGAAGTCGTGCGCTACCTGCTGGTATCCAGTCATTACCGCAGTTCGATCAACTATTCCGAAGACAGCCTCAAGGAATCGAAAGGGGCGCTGGAGCGCTTCTATCACGCCTTGAAAGGCTTGCCGGTGGTTGCGGCGGCCGGAGGCGAGGCCTATGTGGCACGCTTCACCGAAGCGATGAACGACGACTTCGGCACGCCGGAAGCGTGCGCGGTGCTGTTCGATCTGGTGCGTGAGATCAACCGTCTGCGTGAGTCCGACCTGGATGCGGCGGCGGGCCTTGCCGCACGCTTGCGCGAACTGGGCGGGTTGCTCGGCGTGTTGCAGCTTGAGGCTGATGACTTCCTGCGTGCCGGTGCAGAAGGTCGGATCGATGCCGCTGAAGTCGAGGCGCTGATCCAGGCGCGTCTGGCGGCGCGGGCGGGCAAGGATTGGGCTGAGTCCGATCGCATTCGCGACCAGCTGACGGCGATGGGTGTGGTGCTTGAAGATGGCAAGGGTGGGACTACCTGGCGTCTGGCTGACTGA